One stretch of Pradoshia sp. D12 DNA includes these proteins:
- a CDS encoding DUF1054 domain-containing protein, translated as MVIKGFTNEDFNVFTIDGLDQRMDAIKTLIRPKFETLSQIFTEELSVLTQDPMYPHIAKHARRTINPPNDTWVSFSSNPRGYKMQPHFQIGLWETHLFIWYAIIYEAKDKAQKGQRLASQTESIKNLIPSDYVWSIDHMKPEVIPHSTLSTDGLNDMFNRLQTVKKAELLCGYQIPREEAVQLSGDQLVEIIHDVFVHLIPLYNV; from the coding sequence ATGGTTATAAAAGGTTTCACAAATGAAGACTTTAATGTATTTACAATAGATGGTCTCGACCAACGAATGGATGCAATCAAAACCTTAATACGTCCCAAATTTGAAACATTAAGTCAGATTTTCACAGAGGAATTATCTGTTTTAACACAAGATCCAATGTATCCCCATATTGCAAAGCATGCTCGTCGTACGATTAACCCGCCGAATGATACATGGGTATCTTTTTCATCCAATCCACGCGGTTACAAAATGCAGCCACATTTTCAAATCGGTCTGTGGGAAACCCATTTATTTATTTGGTATGCAATTATTTATGAAGCCAAAGACAAAGCGCAAAAGGGACAACGTTTGGCTAGCCAAACTGAATCGATAAAAAATCTTATCCCATCTGATTACGTGTGGTCTATTGATCACATGAAGCCGGAAGTTATTCCTCACAGTACATTATCAACCGATGGCTTAAACGATATGTTTAATCGTTTACAAACAGTCAAAAAAGCTGAATTATTATGCGGCTATCAAATTCCACGCGAGGAAGCTGTTCAGCTTTCCGGTGATCAATTAGTTGAAATTATTCATGATGTATTTGTACATTTAATACCCCTGTACAATGTCTAA
- a CDS encoding inositol monophosphatase family protein — MAEWSNIHEMAVQWIKEAGVKIINSFESILDINTKSNVNDLVTNMDMEIEQFFKEKISEQFPTHHILGEEGSGHDLQSLDGVVWIIDPIDGTMNFVHQQRNFAISIGIIENGIGKIGLIYDVVHDELYHCIKGKGAFLNDSEIPKIKEVPLPESIIGLNPIWLTDNKKIDKNLTGRLVKDIRGTRSYGSAALEIAYVATGRMNAYISMRLAPWDFAGGAVIIEELGGKVTDLQGNPIHYLKKSSFLVSSPALHGVILEQYLSS, encoded by the coding sequence ATGGCGGAATGGTCCAACATTCACGAGATGGCGGTTCAATGGATTAAAGAAGCAGGGGTAAAGATTATTAACTCATTTGAATCAATTTTAGATATTAACACAAAATCAAATGTAAATGATTTAGTCACTAATATGGATATGGAAATAGAGCAATTCTTTAAAGAAAAAATATCTGAACAATTTCCTACTCATCATATTCTCGGTGAAGAAGGTTCTGGCCATGATTTGCAGTCACTGGATGGAGTAGTTTGGATTATCGATCCTATAGACGGAACAATGAATTTTGTGCACCAGCAAAGAAATTTTGCGATATCAATAGGTATAATAGAAAATGGTATTGGAAAGATTGGGCTAATATATGATGTTGTCCATGATGAACTGTATCACTGTATAAAGGGAAAAGGAGCTTTTCTCAATGATAGCGAGATTCCTAAGATAAAGGAAGTTCCACTTCCCGAATCTATTATAGGTTTAAATCCAATTTGGCTGACGGACAATAAAAAAATTGATAAGAATCTGACGGGCAGACTTGTCAAAGATATAAGAGGGACCAGGTCCTATGGATCTGCTGCCCTTGAAATTGCCTATGTTGCTACTGGGAGAATGAACGCTTATATATCGATGAGATTGGCGCCATGGGATTTTGCGGGGGGAGCCGTGATTATTGAAGAATTGGGTGGAAAAGTGACTGATCTGCAAGGTAACCCGATTCATTATCTAAAGAAGAGCTCATTCCTAGTGTCATCGCCAGCTTTACATGGAGTGATTCTTGAGCAGTATTTATCATCCTGA
- a CDS encoding DUF5325 family protein, giving the protein MNINFIFMLLAVLAVTSLCGIAISIAEGSVVAIVLCLLAFIGIMGSGFTLKKRWREKL; this is encoded by the coding sequence ATGAATATTAACTTTATATTTATGCTGCTAGCAGTTCTCGCTGTGACAAGCTTATGCGGAATTGCTATATCCATCGCTGAAGGAAGTGTAGTGGCCATTGTCCTATGCCTGTTAGCTTTTATCGGCATTATGGGAAGCGGCTTTACACTAAAAAAGCGTTGGAGAGAAAAACTTTAG